From the Eschrichtius robustus isolate mEscRob2 chromosome 3, mEscRob2.pri, whole genome shotgun sequence genome, the window GTATTGAGAGAGAGATCACATTCATGTAACTTTCATTCAATAtactgttataattgttctatttattAATGTTGTTACTCTCTTACTGTACCTAACTCATAAACTTTATCATAGTTATGTACGTATAGGTAAAAAGCACAGTACATAGAGGGTTCAGTACTATCCACACTTTCAGGCATccatgggggggggaggggacttGGAACATATCCCCCATGTAAAAGTGGGGGACAACTGTACAGTTTTCATTCACAGCAGTTTGCAATAATATATTTGCGAAGTACTTGATTGACAACTATACTCTCCATTAGAATACAATAACCAGAAGGGCAGGACTCCTAGGTGTTATGCCCACAGTCACATTCTCAGTATCTATTCCTATGCTTGGCATATAGTATATGCtctacatttattgaatgaaaacGGCCCTTCTAGGtgactgtttttcctttttcataatgcaaatgttaattaagtaattaacttCCTCTGTCACTGCAGGTTACTTCTTATCTGTTTCTTTTGCAGCACAAATAATATCACACGCAACCAATTTTTGCTTGGTGCTCTATAATTTAACCAGTGCCATTTAGGTTACTGACATGCAACTTATCTTTGACAAAAGTATAGGTAATATTCAATGTCCTATGTGCCAGTGGGGAAACTTTTAGTTTCAATCAGTAAATGGCTGACAATGCacttagaaataaaaagatttcTTAACCACAAATTTAACAATTATTATTTGTAATGACCATGATATGTCTGAAAGTTCAGTGATTTTGGAATGCATTCTTGTTCAACAGTTCTATACCTcgagattttaaaagttattggaTGAAAGAAGtccaaggaaataaaaacatggaACAAACATGCCTTTTATCAAAATCTTCAACCTTTTAGTGTGATATTTACTAAATGTTTCAgtttaataaaatgtataaaaaaagaaatgtagaacATACCCATTTTCTTGTAGTACTCTTCCCAAGCCTTGGTATAATCAACCTGTCCAGCTGGAGCTGGATTCTGCTGATCTCcttatttaagaaaaacataaaaaattatgattaacgtttttaaaaagcaattttggCCCTTTCCTTGTTTTTTGTGTAGAGGAGTTGGGAGTAGCCTGTCATGGAGAATGAGGGTAGGAGAGAAGTGCTGTGGGGTAGTGGCATCCTTGCTGATGCCAAAGACACAGGACTCTGGGAGTACAGAGACAGCGTACAGAGAAGATGGTCTATTTATTTAGAAGAGTAGTTACACTGAGCATATAAGTAAATTCACTGGTCAAATAAAACACACTGACGATATCAGGTCTTTCACCATTTATAAGCATGGAAAGTGGGAAAAGCTAGAAAGAAGCACTCTGAAACCCTGGAATGGAATTGCAGGTGATATAAAtgtacagtttaaaaaatatatacacatatggatatttatgtattttttatatgtatgtagGTATGCATGTACGCAAATTCATATCCTAGCTCTGTACACTGAAAGGAGCTAGTAGCAGTAACACCTCAGCAGCAATGAACACAACTGTTAAGTTTCTAAATATCATCATCTACTGAAAGAAATCAGGGATCAttggaaaaatggctgattcAAGGGCTGGAGCCCAAAAAGCACAATATAAGCATCTTATTGTGCAAGAAAGTAGGGAAGTGCTTAAAGAATGACAGGAATGTCAAAAGGATACAGGAGCCATCTTGAAGCTACTCCTGACTGGCCAAATCTAGGACAACCTGgttaagttaaaaatataacttaCTGAATAAAACAGGAATCCATACtgacataaagaaataaacagaaagaaaaaggaaacctctTCCATAGTAAAATACCACCTAATAAATGCAGAATGAATGACGGAAGGAGAAATTATCATCATATTTGTAATTGAATCAGGCAGCTATTATCAATGAAGGCTAAGGCCTTCAATGAGGAACAGAATCCTAAGAAAGTTTAGCTTAGAAATCTTAGAAAGTTTTCTAAGGAAGTTTAGCTGTGGTATATGTTTTGATCAGAAAGGTAGTTTTCTCtttgctctagtagttttataATTTGTGCTAGTTCTTTGTTTCTGCTAtcatgttgttttaaaaaaaaatgttaagattaTAAATCACATCTAATCAAACTGAATTGTACAACTTCTACTGTatctttattttaaggaaaaacgAGAATAAAATTATCCTGTTTGTCCTGCCCCCCCTccataaaaagaacagaatagtGGTATAATCTCAGTATAACTCTCCAGACAGTAttaatttcaaagagaaaaatggtgaTTTTATGGTATAGAATCTTGGCAGACATCAACATGACTGAGTGACCATGGTTACCACCTCTGGGGATAAAACAGGTCCACATTATATGACCCCTATTGTAATGCACTAAGAGAGCAGCATTCATTTCTGACGTATTCTTGCCATAATGTAAGCAGGAACCCTGATCGTGACCTCATCTTCATAAGAAAAGGTTGAAGGGACCTAGGTTGATCCATAAACATCTCACAAAAGGTCTGTactcttttgaaagaaaaagacaggaaTTATTCTTGATTGATGAGAAGCTGTTGGAACAATTGGTGAAATCTCAGTAACGGCTGTGCCTTGGGATAGTAAGATGTATCAACATTGATTAACGAGTGCTGTGTGATGCTTATTTTTGGAGAAATACAGAAAGGAGTATTTAAGGGTAATGGGGCATTATGTCTACACCCTGGTCTTAATGGTTCTGAAAAAGACTAATGATAATGGATATGGACAAATGTGATAGGGTAATGGAACAAATGGGGAAGATAAACATCAAGAGCTAGATTATCTGGATGTTCTTGGTAATGTATCTTACAACTTTTATGAAATTTTGCAGTTATTTCAAAgtaacttgtttttaaaaagcaaaggctGCTTACTGAAGCTGTAACTGAACAATATTATAAATTTGGGGGTAATACACCGATGtactataatttatatataattccaAACACAGGTTTTCACTTctacatagaaaataaattctttaattaCCATAGTTACCTTGTCCATTGGTTTGGGTTGTAGTTGGTGCACCGGCAGGAGCTGCAGGCGGTGGCTGTGCTTGTTGTTGATAATAGTGAGCATAATAAGCAGCCCAAGCTGCTGAATTTGGATCTGTTCCTGTTTTAGCTAGAATAAACACAAGTTCTATATTTGTATCTAAAGTCCATAATCAATcaatcacacacacacctctctagCAAATATATAGACCCCCAAATTAACTGGACATTAAAAAACAGTAAGTGGACActcaaattcttttatttttactgtcaTCATTAGCTTTTATTATAGAAAACTTAGGctcagagattaagtaactttcctAGTTCCTAGAAAACTAGTGACTGGCAGAGTTGGGATACAAAGAAAGATCTTTTGGTTCCAAATCCAATGCTTTGTCTCAAACCATCCTGTGCCCTTCTTTTTCTAAACCAGTTTTGCCTCAAGCACTACAGTTTTATGTGGCAGATGACTAAAGGAAAGGAATTCTAGGGACTGACCTGTACAAGAAAGAATTATTTTACAACTATGAACTCTGTCTTATCTTGTTTTCAACGAAGAGACAACTTAAAAACCTTGGAAAAAGAAACAGGTTCGCCATATTTCATCTCATCATATTTCAGTGATTATCCTAAAAGATAAACTTGATGTCACTGCCCTATTTgaaattcttcatttatttcctggAGTCTTCAGGGACTATTAAAGCTTTTAGGTACAGAATATCATTCAACATATTTAACAAGATATTTGGACACCCTCGCTTACACTTTCCCTTCCAGCCTCCTCTCCCTGCTGTCAATATTTTTCCATCACTCAAGTTCTGGCCACAGTAAATTGGTTGTACTTTTCAAAAGTCATCATGCTCATATTTGAGCGTTTCACCATGTTATGCCTCCTCTGCACTTGACTGTCCCTCACTCATCCTTCATAAAAATCAACTGATGCATTAAAAGTTTGAGACTTCTCAGTCAGAAACAGAAATCCTCTCACTGATTCTGTCTTTTATACTGGGTGTATCATATGATACTATAGGTATATCTTTATTAGTTTATATCCTGAAGAAGGATGTAATTTCCTTAACCAGATTCTATATCTATATGTAATTGATTTAGCCTTCATCCCAAATGGGCAGCAATTCTCAGCTGCCTAATAAAACAAAGGTTAGTGATGTTTGAGAAAAAAAGGGTAAGGATTCCCAGAGTGATCCAATGTCTAAGGTGATACAGTTATAAGGCATTATGCCACTCTCCATAAGTTTCTAAATTAATACATGTGTCCCAATACATAGTATCATTACCTGTATAGTAATTAATACAAATATGTCACTTGACACCACGTCTAGATAGAGAAACTGAGATAAAACACTTTTAGGAATTGATACTTACACTCTTACAATGTGTAGACCATATATGAAAACCAGTCTCATAATTACATGTAACTAATACGTACTGAGAACTTACTAAATTCATTCattattatattcattcatttacttatcattttatagataagatatCATATTTAGAGAGGTTCAAAACTTGCTTACTATCCCGTAATTAGTAAGTTATGACTAGGACTTATTCAAGTCTGTTTCACTCTAAGTATGTGACTACTACATAAATCTTTAACAACCCAGTAATTTTTTTATAGAAACAGATTTTAATTCAGAGAATACAGACTTTACTGTCAATATAGGGCCACATTTAAATACCAGGATGTTTAATACAAAGTAATGAAACAGTTTCATTTTGGTCTAACCCTAGCTGTTATCTTTTAGCTAAATGGGTTATTTCTTTCCCAAAGGCATTGCTGAAAGCCACATTCATTAACCAATTCTTTCATTGATGACTTCACCACTACCCCAAGTGGGAAAATGAGACTGTAAAACAGAGACCACTTCTTATTCACATCATTTCTCTCAATCATACTACCTACCCAGAGCATCCAAATAGGTGCAATCCTGCAGATCCAAGTTACCCAATATAAATCTGCCCCTTAATTTTCTCAATCTCTTCAGTGGTGGGATTCTTCTGCTTAATAACACCATACCAATTAGCTtacaagagggaaagaaaagtccTTCCATTCTTTAAACACTATTATACAATAAATCATATTTGACCCTTCTTCTGTTAAGTCCTTCTAGCACAGTATTGCTAACATTTTAAGTACGCATTTCTACAGAATGTAAATTCACTGTTGCATACTCAGACCTTAGTGCACACAGTTTGTTTCCTGAACGTGTGGGAGTTGTGGTTATTTGGTAACTGTCATGTTGTATCATCATGTTCCAAAGAGCATACCTCCTATGAAATTAAGGTATGTTATAATACAGGGCCACCCTTAAATaccagaaatgtttaataaaattcactaaaacaatttcatttaaattattttagtttttaaaaaaataagcatacTAGTGTGAAAAGGAATCCTTAATTCAGTACCTTCCTTGAAACTACTCCAGTGAAAGACGCCTAAGAGGTATGTAgtaggtgagaaaaaaaaaaggatcataaatAAAAGTTACTGGTTTCAATGAATGCTCTTTGACCGTGATGGAAAGAAAAGTACAGGGTGGGAAAAGACTCAAGGATAGAATAAAATGTAACAGGTACAAATCACATctgaacagagaaaatatttaactaaATTAATTTGAGAGTTCCAACATGCAGATATTTAATACAGGCCTGTTTTTTACTAATGTGAAGTTATATCAGGAATACTAAAATAGGCAACTTACATATCTTTTTTGAGAATTTGGAAGTTTAATGCCCAAGGATTAAACACTCCAACTGACTCacacaattttataaataaatgtacacTATTCTTTCATGGATAATGTCACGATTAACATACAGTACATTTGATGGCACTAGCATCTAAAACCTAAGACACTATACTTCTTCCTATACTTTTGGCTTTTAGCATTCTGCTGTATCACTTCTAAAGTAGAGAAAGCCAAATGCAGgtagaaaaagacctacaaaaacagaccATACTCACAACAGTCTTATACACTGTAGTAGAACCAGAACCTAACACTTCTGCTGAAGGAGTGAAACAAGTGCAGAAAATGCACACAATGTAGAATCAACACTAGAAAATTTATAACTATAACAGGAGTGGCAAACAAAAACACAGATTACACCCAAATGATAAGCATCTTTTACCTGGATCTGGAGGGGCCTGTTGCTGCCAATGTGGATACGCGTTTCCCCACCCCTGGGGAGCATAAGGGGCTGGAGGACCACTGAAAACacagaaatcaattttaaaatagtttcccaAAATCTAGAATCTTTGAGCAAAAGCCTAGAACCAAACTCAAAACTTACTGAGGAGCAGGGCCAGGTGGTCCTGGATTATAAGGTGCAGGGTTATATGGTCCCATTGGAGTTCCAGGCCCAGGGGGCCCAggaggcccatgggggcctgggACACCATGGGGCCCATGGGGTACAGGTGGCCCTAAAGGATTTACTGGGCCCTGCAaaaaagcaaaagacaaagaaaaatcagaaagacagcaATGGTTAAACATTTCAAAGGCCAAATAACCTTCCATTTTTACCCTTTTACCTAACCACAAGCAATCTAAAATTTATGATTTTCCTTCACTTCCTCACTCATGCTGCAAAACTTCTGAACTCTACCATATTAATGAGGcatgtaaaattaattaaaatcaacaGCATTAGCAAAGAACTGAAACATTAACTTTACCTTCTATTCTTTTCAGGCTGTTCCCTTTTCCATTATTCCCCTTTCCTTGCACAATTTTTACTTTTACTATCCCTTTATCATCTTAATCATGGAAGTTTATCGAATATCAAGTTCTTACCTCTAGCTCTTCTCTCTCTGCATCTACTCTATATCTATTCACTTAACATTGTAATCAGAGAACCATCCTGACAATACAGTCCTCAAATTGCTTAGGTCTCATATGGTGAACTGGCTATTGAATACTTTCCCAATAATGTAACAAGTTCTCACTCAACAAACCAGTCCTTCTCACAGCCTTCCTGTCACTGAGTCCCATTTCAATCaataatttaaattcatttcctCCCTCACCCTTTATCATAATTTTCTGAATACCATGAAGATTCCctttttaattgatttaataAATCAGGACATTTCGTATCCATTTCATTCCACATCATAATTAATAATGCTTAGCTGATTCTTCTTTGATAATCCAACTTGCAAGGACCACTAGATTtaactgttctaaaataaaatattcctttcATGCAGTTAATACTCACCATGTGACAATTTGGACAAAAATGCTTAATCTATATATGGTTGTCAATTTTCTCACTACAATAAAGCCAAACTTCAAGACTTTCATAATAACCTGTCTCTTTAAGTCTCTAACTGCTGTCATTATCCCTCACTTCAATTATACATAATCTATCCTTTCCAAATGGTAAAAAAAGGATTACTGAAAAAAGGTAGCAACATTTTTACAGGGCTTTGTTCCAGGCACTCTTTTAAGTGATAAACACACATACTTCAAACATTTAATCCCTATAACCCTAAAATGCAGGTATGATTATCCTCACTTTCAGATgaaaaagaggcaaagaagaGTGTAAGTATCttcccccaaggtcacacagccagtaaatgatTCAGAGTATTTTGAACCCAAATAGCCTGACTCAAGAGTCCAAGTTCTTCTTAAGAGCTTCTCTTGAACAACCTATCTCGTCTGTCCATCAATCCAGAAGCAATGCTGATCCATGCATGCTAATGATAGCAAAATCCAAAACCAAGATGCATTATTCATTTTTCTGGCATCAATTCCTGCCATTACTGAGTCCaacaattattttcttcatttttttgaaCAATTATACTTATTCTCCATACCACAGAACTTACAAcgtttgtgtatatttttataaggtattctttttttaaaaataaatctatctatctatcctacctacctacctacctatctatctatcttggttgtgctgggtcttcattgctacaggagggctttctctagttgcggcgagcgggggctactcttcgttgcggtgcacaggctcctcattgcggtggcttctcctgttgcggagcatgggctctaggcgtacgggcttcagtagttgtggcacgtgggctcagtagttatggctcatgggcttagttgctccgcagcatgtgggatcctcccggaccagggatcaaacccgtgtcccctgcattggcaggtggattcttaaccactgcaccaccagggaagtccctataaggTATTCTTAAGTGTCTTTTGTatatctattttttgttttcccaagcaGAGAGAAACACCCCGTTCACAGCATGGCAAACATCAAGAAGAACTTTCCTAAGATActctaattattattaataatttaagaTGCTCCCACGCGTTAATTCTTcacagtaaaataaaagaaacacagtAAAGCACTATTTTCTCACTATTTCCAAATTTGatcatgcatcagaatcacctggaacatCCTTCTAAAATTAGATGCTGGGTCGGTCCTATTGCAGACATTCTGAATCAGAACTGTGTATATGTGTCAAGGTGTAAAGGACCCAAGCGGTCGACATTTTAAAACTCCCCAGACGACTGTCAGCCAGTCTAAGAATTAGGATTTATAGATTTCTACTTTACTGAGGGGGGAGGCATCTGATTCACCTTTGCTTCACCAAAGTTGGGTAAGCAAGCCCTTAATAAATAGTGACTTCCTGTTAACTGTCTCCTTCAGGTATATTCCACAATCTTCCACCAACCCTAATACCGTAACTCAAGTAATGCTACCCTCTTATTTACCCACCCTCAAGTACAAGGTTCTGAACACCTGTAACTGTGTATTAACTGGGTTATTTTCATTGCTGGAAAATCTCTTCTATATTGTATGTTTCTATTATGTGACCAGACCTATAATTTTAGAGtagaaattaacatttttctgTATAGCACTTATAGGAACATATGAATTAATGTCTTATTTAACTAACAGGATCTGTGCTATCAACTGGAAGTTTAAAGCATACTCACACCAATCTTTTCTTCTATGAGTTGCCGAGCATAGTCTATTTGCTGTGGAGTTCCACGAATTGTAAATAACTTCATATTAGGATCTGCATTAGGTGGAGGATTTCTCTGAAGTTCTATTCTTGCACCAGACTGTTGGCTTATGCTTTTTATGGTTTCACCTCCTAAAATCAAAGCACAGTAATTTCTCTAAACATTCAAAGGATACAAGAGGAGCTATTCAAAACAAACTGATCACAATTAAGAAGGTATGAACTGTATCCCATCTGCTAATATTCTACTAGGAGTTTCCATTTATTCTACACTTTAAGTCGAATTATATGAAGCATTTCACACATTTAAGTTTTAAGACATAACTTAGTTATGTCTGCACCCAACCTTAAAATGAATTATAACATCAAAATATTTGCTTCAAAGAAATTGCTTTTCTACATAAACTAAcacaatgatttaaaaattcaaaaatttaaaaacatgttaggaaacagcaaaataaacaaaaacactaaccacTTTCtagatcagaaaaaaaatttcttacacTAATAATTATACTGTTGGTTCCCTTCTCTAGAAGCCAATGTGATTCAAATCCCACTCTTGATTTAAGTACATATAAAGCCCTTCATTTAGGCTTTAGGTGTTACGATCAGCATAAGAACACTTTTCTActaaaacacagccaaaaaaaaattattgctactCATTTACAACAGCAACAGAAATAGCATCCAGAACCGTTAAAttattaatcacacattaatagttTTAAATACATTGCCTTTTCCTATTAttaatccagttttcccagttggtaCAATGAAATTAAATTCCTGTAGTCCACCAGGTGGTCCCATGTTCCAGTTGCCTTGACCTCTACCTCTTCCTCGACCACCAGGTCCAGGTCCACCAGGATTACCAGCCTAAAAGAGGGGAAAGACAAAGTCAGAAATATGTTCTTCTTTCCACAGTAAAATTATTACACATCTATTTCCCTCAACTTTCATTTTCCTAAATGAGAAGTTTAGAGAAGTTGGGACACACCTTGGCCCAAATAATCAAGAAATGACCACCACCATTTATTCCTTTTATGCCGTGGTGAATAAAGTAGTGCACTTATGTAGCTGCCGTCCTGCTCCAAAATGTTTACCTTAAAGCAATTTAAACTTTCTAGCTATTAATAAAGTATCACCAAACAgattctgataaaaaaaaaatggaggggaACTTTCACATTTAatgaagcaaaatatttttaaaatgaaaacaaaacaaaacaatgaaaatttaACATTCTATCAAACCTGAACACTTCGAAGAAGGTCTGTAATAATTTCTGCAGCATGTTGACATCGGTCTGGAGGTCCTGTTATTTGTGCTATTCTATCTGGTGTTGTTCCGTCATCttcaaacaaaggaaacaaattgGATTAATTTAGCATTAAATTAATTAGTGTCAAAAGTAACTGCCACCAACgcttagaaaataaatatatgtactcACCTGGCTTAAACTGAATTCGAACACCAgcatcattttgtatttttttaatcatctctccatttcttcctATTACGATGCCAACAGCGAATCTTGGAATGGGGACCTTACACAGAGAAGACTAAGCATTAGGAAAGCCATTTCCTGAAAAATTAATCTGCCCCAAACCATAGAAGTACTATATTTATATCAAAGAGGCTGGCAAGATACAAAGTACACATTCTGTATTCTAAGGTAGAAAGTGGGGGGGAAAGACAGTACAATGTTAGAGAAGGCTATGTAACACAAAACAGGAaaaaccttattttatttatggacTAGCATTCAACCACTTCTAAATTGGTATTTTTACTTACATCTATTCCTTCATTTCCTCCTATTCTTGACCCATACTCATTTCGAACTTCTCTGAAACCACCTTGATCACGAATTAATTCTAACACCATTTCCTTGGCTTGCTGAAGTAGAAAAAATTACCCAATTTAGGAATCGTGTCTCAAAACACTATAATTATTCATGCATGTGTTCCCCCTCTGCCATCCACCCCAAATCCCTCTTTGTAAAATATAAACTTAAGTTTACTTGAACTTTGTATGGGTCCCCTGTAATCCTAAGAGGTTTGTCAGCACCAGTGTTCTGAGGTCCATCTTGGATCATAACCATTTTAACTCCAGCCCGTTCCTGTTAATCACAGAAATCAGCTTTATTAACAAAAGGGGACAGGAAGGAAACGGGctcaaaacagacaaaaagtaATCATTTTACAAACATAGTAATACCTGAAGTTGTTTAATAGTCTCTCCCCCCTTTCCAATGACTAATCCTGCTTTGCTAGCTGGAATCATGATTTCTTGAACCGCATTTCCTGGCCCATCACCATGATGGAAGCCAGGGGCTGGTCTTCCTTTTTCAACAATCTGGTCCAGTAACCGTTTTGCTGATCTGTTAACAAATTAATAGTcaatacaaaataatataatCAGGTACTCCTCCCATCCCAATTCAGGATAAGGTGGCCTAAAACtaaattttaacaattaaaagaaaatgccATGAGTGTCAAAGACTGAAACCATGCAATAAATTTTCTAGGTATCAGTATATAATCAATATTTTTGAGAATAGTCCAAAATTTCCAAGAAGACACACCCTACTTCTAAAGTTATCTCAGAATAaagctcagtaaaaaaaaaaaaaaagaataaagctcattcttccaaaaattaaacaatgtgtttactttttaaaCCTTTACTTTGGTTACTCAAAcgttaaaatttatttgttcattcaacaaatacttaagaAATGTcaactatatgccaggtactattctaggtAATGGGGTTACAGCagtgaaataaaaagacaaggtCCTTGCTGGCATGGTTTAACTTCatcaaataagtaaaaatagCAGGTTAAAGGAACAACATGTCATTTGTTACATgctataaaaaaaaccaaaacaagataAGGAGGACaggttgtgtgtatatatgtgaagGGATGCTATCCTATGCAAAATAGATGAATGAacaattccctggcggtccagtggttaagactgcgcttccacTGAAGCAGGctcaagttcgatccctggtcggggaactaagatcccagaagccgcacagcagggcaaaaaaaaaagaaagatgaatgaCCTTACTGATAAGGAGACATTTGAACCAAGACCTGAAGGAAGTAGAGGAGTGACTATGAAAATATCTGGGGAAAAATGTTCcagggagaagaaacagaaagtgcAAAGGACTCTAATGAGAAGCACGCTTGGTGTgctgaaaaaatagaaaagaggctAAATGGGGCTAGAACAGAGTGAGTTGGGAGAAGAATGGTAAAATATGAAGTGAGAAAGATGGCAGGTAAGCCAAGTCATAATAAAGACACTGACTTCTACTCTAAATGGGAAAGCATTAGAGGATCTTTGAGCAAAGTAGTGATATGAAttgattcatattttaaaaggatcgGTATGTCTATAATTAGACAAGgctaaaaagaatggagacacatTGTTGTAATATAGGCGAATGGTGTCATAGATAGGGTGACAGTATAGAAGGTGACAAGAAGAGGCTGAATTCCAAATaattgggaaggaaaaaatgCTTATGGATAAATGAGACTTTAGACAAAGATAAAGTATTAAAACAAGAGTTTTCATACACTGAAATGAGATGAACTAGATTGAGTAAAAGAAAAAGCATGGGCTGGAAAACAATGATTCTGTTTTTAACAATttgaaatttaacatttaaagGTGTCTAGTAGACATTCAAGTGGACAGTATACTAAGGAAGCAGTTGGATATGAATCTGGAATTTAGGGAAAGAAATCAAGGCTGAAGATTCAAGCAAAGCTACCACCTTTTATGGAGTTTTTTTTGTAAAACAGAGCAGAGAATTAGAAATGTGGGGTTTAGGGATGGTTTTCTGTTTAGAGGGATTTTCAAGCATGTTTATATGCTGTTAGAAATTTTCTAAAAAAGGGGAAAAGTAATAGCGCAGAAGAAAGTCAGTTCAATTGCAGGGACAATATCCTTCAGTAGGAAGGAAGGGCTGGAACATGATTTTCGTACTTACTGGACAGACTCAGGGGTTCCAGTTAACATACAAGACCTTTCTGGAAGGCCACCACTGtctacaattaaaaacaaacaaaaatcttagGCCAAGAAAATGTTAACAGCATCATTTTCACTAGCAACTGTAAAAATGCTAGTTTTCTTGTCACTTTGAAAATAATAGCAAGAGAATAACATTACCAGGAGCTATCTGTATTTTGCATCCAGATTCCTGTTGTATGCGTGAGATCTGTTCACCTCCTCTGCCAATTactagtaagaaaaaagaaaattatttg encodes:
- the FUBP1 gene encoding far upstream element-binding protein 1 isoform X11, translating into MADYSTVPPPSSGSAGGGGGGGGGGGVNDAFKDALQRARQIAAKIGGDAGTSLNSNDYGYGGQKRPLEDGDGSWTSPSSTTHWEGMPSPFKDQPDAKKVAPQNDSFGTQLPPMHQQQSRSVMTEEYKVPDGMVGFIIGRGGEQISRIQQESGCKIQIAPDSGGLPERSCMLTGTPESVQSAKRLLDQIVEKGRPAPGFHHGDGPGNAVQEIMIPASKAGLVIGKGGETIKQLQERAGVKMVMIQDGPQNTGADKPLRITGDPYKVQQAKEMVLELIRDQGGFREVRNEYGSRIGGNEGIDVPIPRFAVGIVIGRNGEMIKKIQNDAGVRIQFKPDDGTTPDRIAQITGPPDRCQHAAEIITDLLRSVQAGNPGGPGPGGRGRGRGQGNWNMGPPGGLQEFNFIVPTGKTGLIIGKGGETIKSISQQSGARIELQRNPPPNADPNMKLFTIRGTPQQIDYARQLIEEKIGGPVNPLGPPVPHGPHGVPGPHGPPGPPGPGTPMGPYNPAPYNPGPPGPAPHGPPAPYAPQGWGNAYPHWQQQAPPDPAKTGTDPNSAAWAAYYAHYYQQQAQPPPAAPAGAPTTTQTNGQGNYGDQQNPAPAGQVDYTKAWEEYYKKMGQAVPAPTGAPPGGQPDYSAAWAEYYRQQAAYYAQTSPQGMPQHPPAPQGQ
- the FUBP1 gene encoding far upstream element-binding protein 1 isoform X7, coding for MADYSTVPPPSSGSAGGGGGGGGGGGVNDAFKDALQRARQIAAKIGGDAGTSLNSNDYGYGGQKRPLEDGDGSWTSPSSTTHWEGMPSPFKDQPDAKKVAPQNDSFGTQLPPMHQQQSRSVMTEEYKVPDGMVGFIIGRGGEQISRIQQESGCKIQIAPDSGGLPERSCMLTGTPESVQSAKRLLDQIVEKGRPAPGFHHGDGPGNAVQEIMIPASKAGLVIGKGGETIKQLQERAGVKMVMIQDGPQNTGADKPLRITGDPYKVQQAKEMVLELIRDQGGFREVRNEYGSRIGGNEGIDVPIPRFAVGIVIGRNGEMIKKIQNDAGVRIQFKPDDGTTPDRIAQITGPPDRCQHAAEIITDLLRSVQAGNPGGPGPGGRGRGRGQGNWNMGPPGGLQEFNFIVPTGKTGLIIGKGGETIKSISQQSGARIELQRNPPPNADPNMKLFTIRGTPQQIDYARQLIEEKIGGPVNPLGPPVPHGPHGVPGPHGPPGPPGPGTPMGPYNPAPYNPGPPGPAPHGPPAPYAPQGWGNAYPHWQQQAPPDPAKTGTDPNSAAWAAYYAHYYQQQAQPPPAAPAGAPTTTQTNGQGNYGDQQNPAPAGQVDYTKAWEEYYKKMGQQGQTQDYSKAWEEYYKKQGQAVPAPTGAPPGGQPDYSAAWAEYYRQQAAYYAQTSPQGMPQHPPAPQGQ
- the FUBP1 gene encoding far upstream element-binding protein 1 isoform X5, giving the protein MADYSTVPPPSSGSAGGGGGGGGGGGVNDAFKDALQRARQIAAKIGGDAGTSLNSNDYGYGGQKRPLEDGDQPDAKKVAPQNDSFGTQLPPMHQQQSRSVMTEEYKVPDGMVGFIIGRGGEQISRIQQESGCKIQIAPDSGGLPERSCMLTGTPESVQSAKRLLDQIVEKGRPAPGFHHGDGPGNAVQEIMIPASKAGLVIGKGGETIKQLQERAGVKMVMIQDGPQNTGADKPLRITGDPYKVQQAKEMVLELIRDQGGFREVRNEYGSRIGGNEGIDVPIPRFAVGIVIGRNGEMIKKIQNDAGVRIQFKPDDGTTPDRIAQITGPPDRCQHAAEIITDLLRSVQAGNPGGPGPGGRGRGRGQGNWNMGPPGGLQEFNFIVPTGKTGLIIGKGGETIKSISQQSGARIELQRNPPPNADPNMKLFTIRGTPQQIDYARQLIEEKIGGPVNPLGPPVPHGPHGVPGPHGPPGPPGPGTPMGPYNPAPYNPGPPGPAPHGPPAPYAPQGWGNAYPHWQQQAPPDPAKTGTDPNSAAWAAYYAHYYQQQAQPPPAAPAGAPTTTQTNGQGNYGDQQNPAPAGQVDYTKAWEEYYKKMGQQGQTQDYSKAWEEYYKKQGQAVPAPTGAPPGGQPDYSAAWAEYYRQQAAYYAQTSPQGMPQHPPAPQCLPRPSTLGSAAKSNSAEDAASTKS